A window of Prevotella fusca JCM 17724 genomic DNA:
GTCGTTCAGATAGGTGACACGGTGGTACATGTCGTGGCAGTGGCTGGCGTTAGGGAAGTACTTCTTCGCTCCGTCAATGAAGGCGTCCCACATGTCCGTGCATACGGTCTTCACACCAGCCCTTTGCTCTTCAGTGAGAGCCTTGGTGCACAGATTCTCAACACTTTTCCTGGTGCGCCCGCCCTCTACTTCGATGACATTTCCTGTATCTCCGTCATAGAGCATACTCACATACTCATGCCCCCGTCGGATTGACTTCTCATCCATACAGACATGCTCATGGATGTGCCTGTCGTCACGCCGATTCAATCCCCGTTCAACAGCTCGTTGCATCACTCCATGCACTTGGTCAAAGGACAGGCGAAGAAGACGTGCAGTCTTTGTCTGATTCTTGGTGGACAGTAATGTTTCTACCGTTTTTTTTCCATCAACCAAGATAGCCGGGAGTTCGGCATTGCCCACGGAACGGGGACGCTCTTGATCCCATCTCCATCCCGGTATCGGGGGACTCGGGCTTCAAGAATCGTCTTGTACTGCCACATGTCCAAGTGCCTCCAACTCCGTTCGTGACGGAAGTCAAATATAGGGAATTCCTTCCCATCAACATGGATGGTGTCATGGCGATATTTGAGGGTGATGTGTATCTCATCAGCGGAGTCATCACATGTCACACGATCGATTTCCCAGTCATCATTGTTTTGGAGGAGCAGCTTGGTCAAGATGTCTTCTGGTCTCTTCATAATGACCACAAAGATACGAATTCCGCGCTGTTTTATGCAAGAGACGGCATGTTAATTCACACTAAATCCAGCAGAACCAAAAAAGGAAACACATGAGCCATTATAATATCCTAATAATCAATACATTACACTTTTATATAAATAAAGGTCCTTAATTCGACTCCAACTAAGGCTTAGTTATGCTTCAATTAGGCATCTATTGGACGTCAATTAGTGCTTAATTGGAATACAAGTAATCATCATTTGAAGTATATGGAATGAAATTTTATGACATAAATCCTACCGTTTCCTCTCAAATAAGCACATTAGAGGATTTGGAAGAATGATTATCACCAATTACATCCATTAGACTATGTATGTCTAAAAGTGTAAATACTATATCTTCCCTATAGATTTCGTGAATGGTTCTTTTAGCCTTGTACTTTTTAAAGTCATCATTATTTTTTCCTGTCTTATTCATACAGAAAAAGCCCACTCAACTAATGAGCAGGCTTTATTTCTATTACTTGTAAATCTGATTACTCGTCAACTAGCTTGAAATCATCCTTACCTACACCGCAAAGAGGGCAAACCCAATCCTCAGGAATATCCTCAAACGCCGTACCTGGCTCAATGCCACTGTCTGGATCACCAATCTCTGGGTCATAGATGTAACCGCAAGTTTCGCATTCGTATTTCTTCATAATGCTTTTATAATGTTTAATTTTACTTTTGTTGAACTATATCGATTGCAAAGATACAAGTATCCTGAAATTATTACAAGTATAATCCGTTAAAAAATGTATTTTACCCTCAAATATTTGATATATATGTAGAATATTGGGAAATAGTATATGGATAAACATGCAACATCTTCGGCTATAAAAGCACAAGTTTAAACATTCAAACCATATTCCTTACTTCTCGTAAAGGTAAACTTTACGTTAACTCAAACATTTCGCTCGGTATCTTACGCTTCAGCACTTCAAGCATAAAGTCCTTACCTGCAATAATCCCACTGTCACGAAGTACAGCCTCTATGGTCTTCTTTGCCAGCTCTGGATGATTATTCTCATCGCTCAGATGGCACAGCCATACATGACGCAAAACAGGAGAAGCATTCTCGACAAGTGCTTTTGCACAAGCCTCATTGCTCAAATGACCGCTAGGTCCACTGATACGTACCTTCAGATGGCGTGGATAAGGACCTGCAGCCAACTTCTCTGGTTCATGGTTTGCTTCTATTACCAAGTAATTTGAAATAGATATATAGTGTGCTATATCCTCGGTAATATGCCCGCAATCAGTGACCAATGTAAACCGTGTACCATCATGCTCTATGGAGTAACCGACACAGTCTGTACTGTCATGTGGAACACCGAAGGATGTTACTTTGAACTCACCAATAGAGATTTCCTCACCTTTGGTCAGGTTTCTAACCAACCGGCTATCAATCTTACGTCGCACACACCAGTTCTGACTGATTCCTCGATGGATATCTTCTGTTGTATATACAGGTATTTGCAAATCACCGCTTATAGAACCAACAGACTTCACATGATCAGCATGATCATGGGTGATAAGCACATTATGAACCATACTTAATCGCAGACCGTAATTGTGAAAATGCTTCTTTAGAGAACGAATACCGACACCGCAGTCAATCATCAGACAATCGTTGTCAGTATAAAGAAGATAGCAATTTCCACTACTACCACTGCCGAAAGATAGAAACTTCAGCATTATACTTTTATTTTAAGGCAAATGTAATAAAAGAATTTTGATAGATAAAACCATTGATTATATTTGCCAGATATTTAACCTCGATTTTATAAATAATTAACTAAAGTTTCCCACCCTGTAACTATTCAGCGATACCCGATATATATAGTGCATATCAATTTATCAAACCTTAAATAAGGCTTGAATCGCATTATATGGAGTTTTGTCGTTCTTCTTCACTGTTTCTACAATCGAATGAAGTTCAAGAAAAGCGTCTGCTCCGAAGTCGGAACGAAATGTACAGGAGTTATTCAGTTTGATTTTCAGCTTGCGTATTCCCCGTTCGCTTCCATTATTGTCAGAGGGTATCATCGGATTTTCAAGGAAACTGAAAATGTAGTCCCTGCATTTGACCAGGTCTTTTTTGAACGTAATGAACTTTTTACCAAGCCCCTCTATATTCTGTTTGAGCAGATTGTCTAAACGCCGGGTCCATGACACCTTGTCTATGACGTCGTTCGGATTGGCGTTCCGCTCGTGAATGGCTTCACGGAACAGACTGGTTACTTTCCCGGACCACTCCTGCTCGGTGTTCAACTCTGAAAGATATTGCAGTTCGCGAAGCAAGTGGGCAAGACATACCTGATGATTGAGGAAACGGAGTGCAAAGTATGCGCTATGGCGGTCGGTAACGGCAGTCATTCGTTCCAAGCTGTCGCCAAACCTGTCTGCCAATACCTTCGATCCTCTTCCATCAGCACGGAAAAGCAGTGTGTAATAAACTGTCTGTGCTATCCAGGCCCAATCGGGTCTTTTGTTACAGTACAAGCCACTCTCATCGAAACCAAATACTGCTGATGACTTGATATATTCTCTAATCTTATCAATCACAG
This region includes:
- a CDS encoding transposase family protein, with amino-acid sequence MKRPEDILTKLLLQNNDDWEIDRVTCDDSADEIHITLKYRHDTIHVDGKEFPIFDFRHERSWRHLDMWQYKTILEARVPRYRDGDGIKSVPVPWAMPNSRLSWLMEKKR
- the rd gene encoding rubredoxin, which codes for MKKYECETCGYIYDPEIGDPDSGIEPGTAFEDIPEDWVCPLCGVGKDDFKLVDE
- a CDS encoding MBL fold metallo-hydrolase, with translation MLKFLSFGSGSSGNCYLLYTDNDCLMIDCGVGIRSLKKHFHNYGLRLSMVHNVLITHDHADHVKSVGSISGDLQIPVYTTEDIHRGISQNWCVRRKIDSRLVRNLTKGEEISIGEFKVTSFGVPHDSTDCVGYSIEHDGTRFTLVTDCGHITEDIAHYISISNYLVIEANHEPEKLAAGPYPRHLKVRISGPSGHLSNEACAKALVENASPVLRHVWLCHLSDENNHPELAKKTIEAVLRDSGIIAGKDFMLEVLKRKIPSEMFELT